From the Gemmatimonadales bacterium genome, one window contains:
- a CDS encoding type IV pilus twitching motility protein PilT → MSVNLRALLEEVIEREASDLHITAGECPKLRIDGDITNSTTTYVMSPKDTLQLAYSVLTENQKKRFETEDELDFSFGIQNLARFRGNCFKQRGCVGMVIRMIPFSLKTFSDLGLPPILGKLAEKPRGLVLVTGPTGSGKSTTLAAMIDKINKERKGHIITVEDPIEFIHRHQSCIVNQREVGTDTKSFSTALKYALREDPDVILVGEMRDLDTIGAALTIAETGHLALATLHTNSAAESINRIIDVFPSNQQQQVRAQLAFVLEGVVTQVLLPKAKGRGRAMACEIMVATPAIRALIRDDKVHQIQSALQSGKKHGMQTMNDALYQLYMSREVERDECLRVSGDPNEFLRMIGEKPLEEQEMASVGSMDSKGGKPALRR, encoded by the coding sequence ATGAGTGTGAACCTGCGTGCGCTGCTGGAAGAAGTGATCGAGCGGGAGGCGTCCGACCTGCACATCACCGCCGGCGAGTGTCCCAAGCTCCGGATCGACGGCGACATCACCAACAGCACCACCACCTACGTGATGTCGCCCAAGGACACGCTGCAGCTGGCCTACTCCGTCCTGACGGAGAACCAGAAGAAGCGGTTCGAGACGGAAGACGAGCTCGACTTTTCCTTCGGCATCCAGAACCTGGCCCGGTTCCGTGGCAACTGCTTCAAGCAGCGCGGCTGCGTCGGGATGGTCATCCGGATGATTCCGTTCAGCCTCAAGACGTTCAGCGACCTCGGCCTCCCGCCGATCCTGGGCAAGCTGGCGGAAAAGCCCCGGGGGCTCGTCCTGGTGACCGGCCCGACCGGCTCTGGCAAGAGCACCACGCTCGCCGCCATGATCGACAAGATCAACAAGGAGCGGAAGGGGCACATCATCACGGTGGAAGACCCGATCGAGTTCATCCACCGCCACCAGTCGTGCATCGTCAACCAGCGCGAGGTGGGTACCGACACCAAGTCGTTCTCCACGGCGCTCAAGTACGCCCTGCGCGAGGACCCGGACGTCATCCTCGTTGGCGAAATGCGGGACCTCGACACCATCGGTGCGGCGCTCACGATCGCGGAGACGGGCCACCTGGCCCTCGCCACGCTCCACACCAACTCGGCGGCGGAGTCGATCAACCGGATCATCGACGTCTTTCCGTCCAACCAGCAGCAGCAGGTGCGGGCGCAGCTCGCCTTCGTGCTCGAGGGCGTCGTCACCCAGGTGCTGCTCCCCAAGGCGAAGGGGCGGGGCCGGGCCATGGCGTGCGAGATCATGGTGGCCACGCCGGCCATCCGGGCGCTGATCCGCGACGACAAGGTCCACCAGATCCAGAGCGCCCTGCAATCGGGCAAGAAGCACGGGATGCAGACGATGAACGACGCGCTGTACCAGCTCTACATGTCGCGCGAGGTGGAGCGCGACGAGTGCCTGCGCGTCTCGGGCGACCCGAACGAGTTTCTGCGCATGATTGGCGAAAAGCCGCTCGAGGAGCAGGAAATGGCCTCGGTGGGATCGATGGACTCGAAGGGCGGCAAGCCCGCGCTGCGCCGCTAA
- the pilB gene encoding type IV-A pilus assembly ATPase PilB has product MTTTMRAAREPLAEALLQEGLLTPAKHDQAVAEQRSSGHRLGYVLVKLGFVPELEITKILARLHRMPAVDLSRFEVDPKVLKLIPADLATKNVVLPLKREGRTLTVAMADPTNMGVVDDLKFITRYDVFPVLAGEQTLRGIIDRHYQGSDQQLQDILKDMEGQAEDVEIVEDMEDEAATQAQIDDAPVVKLINGLLTDAVRRGASDIHIEPFEFEMRVRYRIDGALLEVMKPPLKMKAALTSRIKILSQLNIAERRVPQDGRLKLKMGNRVIDFRVSVLPVLFGEKIVLRILDKGNLTLDLSKFGFEKKAEDDLMAAILNPYGMVLVTGPTGSGKTTTLYSALSRINTIESNIMTAEDPVEYNLMGINQVLVRNEIGLTFAAALKAFLRQDPNIIMIGEIRDLETGSIAIKAALTGHLVLSTLHTNDAPSTITRMIDMGIEPFNVASAVNLVVAQRLVRRVCKDCAAPATYKPEEIKSLGLTPEEGKKMQFMKGKGCDTCSGTGYKGRAGLYEVMALSPELRRMILRSASVADIQAMAVKEGMLTLRMDGLKKIERGVTTLEEVVKETAA; this is encoded by the coding sequence ATGACGACTACGATGCGCGCCGCACGTGAGCCGCTCGCCGAGGCGCTCCTCCAGGAGGGGCTGCTGACGCCTGCCAAGCACGATCAGGCCGTGGCGGAGCAACGCTCCAGCGGCCATCGGCTCGGCTACGTCCTCGTCAAGCTGGGGTTTGTTCCCGAGTTGGAGATCACCAAGATCCTCGCCCGGCTGCACCGGATGCCGGCGGTGGATCTGTCGCGTTTCGAGGTCGATCCCAAGGTCCTCAAGCTGATCCCGGCCGACCTGGCCACCAAGAACGTCGTCCTCCCGCTCAAGCGCGAAGGCCGGACGCTCACGGTGGCCATGGCGGACCCGACGAACATGGGGGTCGTCGACGACCTGAAGTTCATCACCCGCTACGACGTGTTCCCGGTGCTGGCGGGGGAGCAGACGCTCCGCGGCATCATCGACCGGCATTACCAGGGCAGCGATCAGCAACTCCAGGACATCCTGAAGGACATGGAGGGGCAGGCCGAGGATGTCGAGATCGTCGAGGACATGGAGGACGAGGCGGCCACGCAGGCGCAGATCGACGACGCGCCGGTCGTCAAGCTGATCAACGGATTGCTGACCGACGCGGTCCGCCGCGGCGCCAGCGACATTCATATCGAGCCGTTTGAATTCGAGATGCGGGTCCGCTACCGGATCGACGGCGCGCTGCTCGAGGTCATGAAGCCGCCGCTCAAGATGAAGGCGGCCCTCACCTCGCGCATCAAGATTCTTTCGCAGCTCAACATCGCCGAGCGGCGGGTGCCCCAGGACGGCCGCCTCAAGCTGAAGATGGGCAACCGGGTCATCGACTTCCGTGTGTCGGTGCTGCCGGTGCTCTTTGGCGAGAAGATCGTGCTCCGTATTCTCGACAAGGGCAACCTGACGCTCGACCTCTCCAAGTTCGGGTTCGAGAAGAAGGCGGAGGACGACCTGATGGCCGCCATCCTCAACCCCTACGGCATGGTGCTCGTGACGGGGCCGACGGGCTCGGGCAAGACGACCACGCTGTACTCGGCGCTCTCGCGCATCAATACGATCGAATCGAACATCATGACGGCCGAGGACCCGGTCGAATACAACCTGATGGGGATCAACCAGGTGCTGGTCCGGAACGAGATCGGGCTCACCTTCGCCGCGGCGCTGAAGGCGTTCCTGCGGCAGGACCCCAACATCATCATGATCGGCGAAATCCGGGACCTGGAAACGGGCAGCATCGCCATCAAGGCGGCGCTCACCGGCCACCTGGTGCTCTCGACGCTGCACACCAACGATGCGCCGAGCACCATTACGCGTATGATCGACATGGGCATCGAGCCCTTCAACGTGGCGAGCGCCGTCAACCTCGTGGTGGCCCAGCGGCTGGTCCGGCGGGTGTGCAAGGACTGCGCGGCCCCGGCCACCTACAAGCCGGAAGAGATCAAGAGCCTCGGGCTGACCCCCGAGGAAGGGAAGAAGATGCAGTTCATGAAGGGGAAGGGGTGCGACACCTGCTCCGGGACCGGCTACAAGGGCCGGGCGGGGCTGTACGAGGTCATGGCCCTCTCCCCCGAACTGCGCCGCATGATCCTGCGCAGCGCGTCGGTGGCGGACATCCAGGCCATGGCGGTCAAGGAAGGCATGCTTACCCTGCGGATGGACGGGCTCAAGAAGATCGAGCGCGGGGTCACAACTCTCGAAGAAGTGGTGAAGGAGACGGCGGCATGA
- a CDS encoding type II secretion system F family protein → MPLFEYTAKNATNGQIMKGQMQAQTRDEVVGHIRKNRLILVNIREAPKQMSLSFGKAPIKTRDVVIFTRQFATMINSGLPLVQSLSILASQTENKSLKEVTKQVVFDVEAGNTLADAFSRHPKAFSGLFVNMVAAGEAGGILDTILLRLATFLEKNDALIRKVKSAMVYPAVIMSVAAIAITVLLIFVIPVFQSMFASVNMELPLPTRIVIGMSEFLIGYWWAIAATIGAAVFLVRSYYKTPDGHRNIDKLMINSPVLGDVIRKSAVSRFTRTLGTLISSGVSILDGLEITAKTSGNRVIHDAVMESRASIAGGETIAAPLERSKVFPPMVISMIAVGEQTGGLDEMLSKIADFYDEEVDVAVGTLLSLMEPVMIVVLGVVVGGMVVAMYLPIFDMMNAIQ, encoded by the coding sequence ATGCCGCTCTTCGAATACACGGCCAAGAACGCCACCAACGGGCAGATCATGAAGGGCCAGATGCAGGCCCAGACCCGCGACGAGGTGGTGGGCCACATCCGGAAGAACCGCCTGATCCTGGTGAACATCCGGGAGGCGCCGAAGCAGATGTCGTTGAGTTTCGGCAAGGCCCCGATCAAGACCCGCGACGTCGTTATCTTCACCCGGCAGTTCGCCACGATGATCAATTCAGGCCTGCCGCTGGTGCAGTCGCTGTCGATCCTGGCGTCCCAGACCGAAAACAAGTCGCTGAAGGAGGTCACCAAGCAGGTGGTCTTCGACGTCGAGGCCGGCAACACCCTGGCTGACGCGTTCAGCCGGCATCCCAAGGCCTTCTCCGGCCTCTTCGTGAACATGGTGGCCGCGGGCGAGGCCGGTGGTATTCTCGACACCATTCTGCTTCGGTTGGCCACCTTCCTCGAAAAGAACGACGCCCTGATCCGCAAGGTGAAGAGCGCCATGGTCTACCCGGCCGTCATCATGAGCGTCGCGGCCATCGCCATCACGGTGCTGCTCATCTTCGTCATCCCGGTGTTCCAGAGCATGTTCGCGTCGGTCAACATGGAACTCCCGTTGCCGACCCGTATCGTCATCGGGATGTCGGAGTTCCTGATCGGCTACTGGTGGGCCATCGCCGCCACGATCGGCGCCGCGGTCTTCCTGGTCCGGTCGTACTACAAGACGCCGGACGGGCACAGGAACATCGACAAGCTGATGATCAACTCGCCGGTGCTGGGCGACGTCATCCGGAAATCGGCGGTCTCCCGGTTTACCCGGACGCTCGGTACGCTGATCAGTTCCGGCGTGTCGATCCTCGACGGGCTCGAGATCACCGCCAAGACGTCGGGCAACCGCGTCATCCACGACGCGGTGATGGAGTCCCGGGCGTCGATCGCCGGCGGTGAGACGATTGCCGCCCCGCTCGAGCGCTCCAAGGTGTTCCCGCCGATGGTCATCTCGATGATCGCGGTCGGTGAGCAGACCGGCGGTCTCGACGAGATGCTCTCCAAGATTGCCGACTTCTACGACGAAGAAGTCGACGTCGCGGTCGGCACCCTCCTGAGCCTCATGGAGCCGGTGATGATCGTGGTGCTCGGTGTGGTGGTCGGCGGCATGGTCGTCGCCATGTACCTCCCGATCTTCGACATGATGAACGCGATTCAGTAG
- a CDS encoding helix-hairpin-helix domain-containing protein, producing the protein MPGILRSMEPTERRAIVLLLLLGVIGQGVRWWAGRPGDPPGQVALMPGERRGSPTAHRDSALAATRPMGPGETLDPDQATVGQLLRLPKVGPALARAIVADREAKGPFRNVQGLDRVAGIGPKLLEALAPYLTFSGGSAGGEAGAGIICKPPGAGCRLQLNSATARELEALPGIGPALAGRIVSYRESHGDFADIGGLRAVPGIGSRLLERLTPLLTVR; encoded by the coding sequence ATGCCTGGCATCCTCCGCAGCATGGAACCGACCGAGCGCCGGGCAATCGTGTTGCTTCTCCTCCTGGGGGTAATCGGGCAGGGTGTGCGGTGGTGGGCCGGCCGGCCGGGGGACCCCCCCGGCCAGGTGGCCCTGATGCCCGGAGAACGGCGCGGATCGCCCACCGCGCACCGGGACAGCGCGCTCGCCGCCACCCGGCCGATGGGGCCGGGCGAGACTCTCGACCCCGACCAGGCGACCGTGGGCCAGCTCCTCCGACTCCCCAAGGTCGGCCCCGCCTTGGCACGTGCCATCGTCGCCGATCGCGAGGCCAAGGGCCCATTCCGGAATGTGCAGGGCCTCGACCGTGTTGCCGGGATCGGCCCGAAGCTCCTTGAAGCGCTCGCCCCCTACCTGACCTTCTCAGGGGGATCTGCAGGGGGCGAGGCGGGTGCGGGCATCATCTGTAAACCTCCGGGAGCCGGGTGCCGGCTCCAGCTCAATTCGGCCACCGCGCGGGAACTCGAGGCCCTCCCCGGGATCGGGCCCGCCCTGGCCGGCCGGATTGTGTCATACCGCGAATCGCACGGTGACTTTGCGGACATCGGGGGACTCCGCGCGGTCCCTGGCATCGGATCGAGGCTCCTGGAGCGCCTGACGCCACTTCTGACAGTACGGTAA
- a CDS encoding M28 family peptidase has protein sequence MRVFHAPALVALLALACSPSKPPRPFDGEAAYRAVEAQVAFGPRIPGTPGHAAEAAWLDSLLRPLADTLIVQRWTHVTATGDSLPLVNFVARFNPGAGERVLFLAHWDTRPRADGPESRDSSAAVPGANDGASGTAVLLGVAAALRQAPPSVGVDLLFVDGEDYGVFDDKADVLLGSRYYADNPAPGPPPLYAVLLDMIGDRDLQIYQEGNSVTGAPEVVDLVWRVAKQAGHGNVFVPALRYTITDDHLSLQAKGIRAIDVVDFDYPYWHTPDDTPDKVSAQSLQVVGEVVLALVANTER, from the coding sequence ATGCGCGTCTTCCACGCGCCAGCCCTCGTTGCGCTCCTGGCGCTTGCCTGCAGCCCCTCAAAGCCGCCGCGCCCCTTCGATGGCGAGGCGGCCTACCGTGCCGTGGAGGCACAGGTGGCCTTCGGTCCCCGGATTCCCGGAACGCCAGGGCACGCGGCCGAGGCGGCATGGCTCGACAGTCTCCTCCGTCCGCTCGCCGACACGCTCATTGTGCAGCGGTGGACGCACGTGACGGCCACTGGCGATTCGCTCCCGCTCGTCAATTTCGTTGCCCGCTTCAACCCGGGTGCCGGGGAGCGGGTCCTCTTCCTGGCGCACTGGGACACCCGCCCCCGCGCCGACGGCCCCGAGAGCCGTGACAGCTCGGCGGCCGTCCCCGGCGCCAACGACGGCGCATCCGGCACTGCCGTGTTGCTCGGCGTCGCCGCCGCCTTGCGGCAGGCGCCGCCGTCGGTCGGCGTGGACCTGCTGTTCGTCGACGGCGAGGACTACGGCGTGTTCGACGACAAGGCGGACGTTCTCCTCGGCTCCCGTTACTACGCGGACAACCCCGCGCCCGGTCCCCCGCCGCTCTACGCCGTGCTGCTCGACATGATCGGCGACCGTGATCTGCAGATTTATCAGGAAGGCAATTCCGTGACGGGGGCCCCGGAAGTGGTGGACCTGGTCTGGCGCGTCGCGAAGCAGGCGGGACACGGCAACGTGTTCGTCCCGGCCCTTCGCTACACCATTACCGACGACCATCTTTCCCTGCAGGCCAAGGGCATCCGGGCCATTGACGTGGTCGACTTCGACTACCCCTACTGGCACACGCCCGACGACACCCCGGACAAGGTCAGTGCCCAGAGCCTGCAGGTCGTCGGCGAGGTCGTGCTGGCGCTGGTGGCGAATACCGAGCGGTAG